In the genome of Impatiens glandulifera chromosome 6, dImpGla2.1, whole genome shotgun sequence, the window TCATCAGGTTAGACAATTCCATCACCGACGATTTCCTGAGTGCCTTGGGAACCGAGTAATATCTTTATTCGGATAGACCAACTATCATAGTTGTCCTCCGTAAGACGTGGATATTAGAACATCAAAGACATTCATGCTCTAGTACCACTTTGTTGGAAACATTAGTGGGCAATCGACATATTCTCTCACAAACTCAagataataagattaaaaaaaaagaaaaattttttattttagttcatCTTCTTTCTATAAATACagttattctatttttatactaaaaaaaaattcttaaactttcaaattttcatGACTCTTAAACGGttagaattaatattaattaagacaCCTATTAACTTCAAGATAATAACGTCTAATATTAACTAgaattttaatactaaataatACGCCTATGAAATAAAAGATAGtgacttttaattaatttttttgttataatttatgtaattaactAACTTTTCTGTACTAAATGTTGTTTATATGTGATGTCTTAATATAACCATAATGtcttataataatgtttttttttcttaaaaaaaacaaataataatattaattaataatagggaAGATTtcatattcaattaaaataagaattataaTCCAACCTTATTTTAGTTTTGATTATCTCTAacacaacatatatatatatatatatatatatatatatatatatatatatatatatatatatatatatatatatatatatatatatatatataactaacttTCTAACTAAACTTTATTATAAATAGACAACCTCCTTTCTTTATAATTCATTGTAAACATATACACTTAGTAATATATCCCTATTTACCACCACATACGATGGCTCAAGCCAACAAAGATATTTCTCTTCGTATTATagaaaacgaagaagaagagaacCGTGCCTATGCCACCCAATTATTAACCTCCCTTTCACTACCCATGACTATGCAGGCAGCCATCGATCTCAACGTATTTGAGATCATATCTAAGGCCGGTCATGGCGTGATGCTCTCCTCTTTAGAGATTGTATCTGAAATCCCTTGTAAGAATCCTATTGCACACGTCATGCTTGAACGAATGCTCAAGCTTCTCACTAGCTTCAATGTTTTGACAACAATTACCACTAATGGCGAGCCACGATATGGATTGGCTCCTGCGGCGAAATATTTTGTGAAGAACGAAGAAGGAGTTTCCTTTGCACCATTCATGACAGCCTTTCATGACAAGGTCATTGTTGGGAGCTGGttagtattatttattctaCATTAATTGTGATCTAAAACCGTCATTAATAAGggtatacaacatatgattaaTTACATTGATCGATATTAATATATGAAGGTATCACTTGAAAAAATCTGTGGTGGAAGGAGGGGTAGCCTTCCATTGGGAAAATGGGAAAAACCCATTTGATTACCAAGGTTTTGATCCAAGGTACAATGACGTGTTCAATCGAGCCATGTTGAACCATACAAATATCGTGATCAAAGAGTTGTTATTGACTTACCGAGGCTTTCACAAAGACATGGAAAGCATGACACTGGTGGATGTGGGCGGCCGCCTAGGCCATACCCTCAAcacaattatttcaatttatccCAAGATCAAGGGCATTAACTTTGACCTACCACACATTATTTGTCACGCTCCTCGTTATCTCGGTTATTAACACTTCCTTATTATATATTGCATGCATATTTTAGCCTATATATTAGCATGTAATTGTTTATTCTACTAGActtaattgatatttaaaatttcacacATACAGGTGTGACACACATTGAAGGAAATATGTTTGACAGCGTCCCAAAGGGCGATGTAATTTTCATGAAGGTAAATTTAAAAGCATCTACTCATTCTCATCATatgaaaaatagttaatttttattattatatatgttcctaaaagaaaacaaacaaaacatagCAATTTATGTTGACTTGATTTGAATTCTTCAATGAACAACGTTCAAGTCACATGTTTAAGATTTCCTTACATTGAAACACACATAGTTTTTGTGTGCTTGTGTTGGTGAAAATGTACATTTGTTTCATGCAGTGGATACTTCACGATTGGAATGATGAAGATTGTTTGAAGTTGCTCAAGAATTGTTACAAGGCGTTGCCTTCTAAAGGGAAAGTGATAGCGGTCGAATGCGTAGTTCCAGATGCGGTCGATAACAAAACAAGCGTGAAGAGCATTTATCAACTTGACATGACTATGCTAGTAATGAATCCTGGAGGAAAGGAACGAACCCATGAGCAATTTCACATCCTAGCCACCCAAGCTGGCTTTGCTGGGATCAAATTGGAATGCAATGCCTTTACCTACTGGATTATggaaatttataaatagaacTAATGAAGAATAAAATTGGTGTCAAGCTTAAATGAAATCCTAAATAAGATCCGCCTTAACCTATTATCGACATCAACATGTGATTCATTAGATTTTATGTCACTTTTGTGTATTATTGAATGATTTGATAATTTCGTTagatgtataaataaagatgttATAATCTAAGGTTACTTACTAGTGTAATCATTAAGCAAACATATCTTGGGTTTTAAAGACATTATTCAAATGCAAATCTTATTCAAATTAAGAATTCTTATTCTCAGTGCATTATTTATGTACCTtgttatatattagttaaagaACACATGCATGTATACAAGTTAAAACTTGACACATAGCATGTACTTTCCAATATAAAAGTTGTCCCCATATgaataatttctcattttcaaaattatgtcTTTTATGAAGGAAGATTGATAAACATAATATCTCAATAGCCGGACAATAATTTCACTCATGACTTAGTGACACTAAATGTCTTTAAAAAATCGTGTATGAACTCGTACACAAACATCTCACCACcataaaaatttaacttatttataaaattaacggGTAGATGAATGAGTTCAAATcttaatagaaatatatattctttcaaattaattttggttGCCCAGAGAATGGACTCAGGATTTAGTattagggtgggcttaaaaaaattcgggtgatttaaaaaaataaagagaaaattctgaataaaacgtgtgaataaatataagttttacattttttttttaataactagaTAAACAAACAGtcaattatattgaaatattttaataaattaatggtTAGGTTATTGTCAAATTTGAAAAAGTATGGACCGAACCCTACTTAGATCTGTCCTTGATTGCCTAATTGGTGAACCAATAGATACGGTTGACaagaaagattattttttaaggtAAATGCATTTAAAtcttgaaagaaaataaaattggcTTTCCCTTATTAATGAACAAATGGGTTGACTTCTAAAGTCATTTAAATCTTTCTAAATTAAAGGTAAAAATCTCGAGTTTAAAAAGATAATGTTTTGATTTAAGGTAGTATATCTCAAAATACACATGAATCCCATTATACATGTAAGACTTTAGAAGTGCATATTTTAGACaattcaaataacaaataactttaaaatttcaaaacaaaatagaaacactattataatattttgaataattaaaagaaacagtttaataattaaatacaaatttaaactatactcacttttttttatatgtagaATTTGACACATGCATGTGTGTGTGAAAAGTTAATTTCTTTTGTGTAATTGATATTTCATGATCGGACGATTAACATTGTTGAAGTTGCTCAAGAATTGTTACGAATCCTTGACTTCAAATGGAAAAGTGATAGTGGTTGAAAATGTAATTCCAGGGGCAAACCCATAAACAATTTCACATCTTAGCCAATCGAAGCTGGTTTTGCTAGCTAGAGTTAGATTGGAATGCACTGTCTTTACCTACTCGATTATtgaaatctataaataaattggCGACGATATCAAACTGAGCCTCCAActtaaactatattcacaaATAAGGGCTCCTAGATGTTTAACATTGGAGCTGCATTATTAATTCTCAATGTCTTTTTTGTGTGGTCTTTAAGTTTTATGGCACCTcatgtatttgtttttattttgaaagtgTGAAGGAGACATGGCATGTTTGTTTCCATTAGTATTTTGTATGATCATAAAACCACTATAAGTTGTAATTTTGTGGTAACTAGATTGATTGGTATTGATCAAATTTAACTGAAAACAACCTTACAATTCTGATAGACACTAATCATCTCATCTATGTCTTATATCATGAAATTACACAATCAAAATGAAATCAGGAAGAGATAACTAGTGAATCCATCACTTAACCTCATCTTAAATGACCAACATAATATTCAGTTCAGgaattaaattgaaaagaaaataaataccTAGACAAACTATAAATGAACAACAAACagtaaataatcaaaatattatcaaattagtTGGTAGACTTTGTCATGCATCAAGGCATTtccaa includes:
- the LOC124943862 gene encoding caffeic acid 3-O-methyltransferase-like yields the protein MAQANKDISLRIIENEEEENRAYATQLLTSLSLPMTMQAAIDLNVFEIISKAGHGVMLSSLEIVSEIPCKNPIAHVMLERMLKLLTSFNVLTTITTNGEPRYGLAPAAKYFVKNEEGVSFAPFMTAFHDKVIVGSWYHLKKSVVEGGVAFHWENGKNPFDYQGFDPRYNDVFNRAMLNHTNIVIKELLLTYRGFHKDMESMTLVDVGGRLGHTLNTIISIYPKIKGINFDLPHIICHAPRYLGVTHIEGNMFDSVPKGDVIFMKWILHDWNDEDCLKLLKNCYKALPSKGKVIAVECVVPDAVDNKTSVKSIYQLDMTMLVMNPGGKERTHEQFHILATQAGFAGIKLECNAFTYWIMEIYK